The following are from one region of the Ischnura elegans chromosome X, ioIscEleg1.1, whole genome shotgun sequence genome:
- the LOC124170683 gene encoding probable DNA double-strand break repair Rad50 ATPase, producing MEPEGKSFREYREPPRYDEDGSDASSEVKIIDVSNWDEEPQAEKAEDRIEHRSGGTEITSLNELFKKLDEKFGRAEERLDERFEKSEEARREDKRKAEEARREDINKFERLEEKFDERFGRAEERLDERFEKAERARKEDIKKFERLEEKLDEKFERIMKDMKEHFDTEKDERGKLEGKLEAINGKIEGIGEIVDERVQEVKREVSEKVEVVREQVVIISRGVQEEKIHHEKRIRDIAEEVAGIRRMKERNPIFGIRY from the exons ATGGAACCGGAAGGTAAGAGTTTTAGAGAATATCGCGAACCCCCTAGGTACGATGAGGACGGGTCCGATGCCAGTAGCGAGGTGAAAATCATTGACGTTTCTAACTGGGATGAGGAGCCGCAAGCGGAGAAGGCGGAGGATAGAATAGAGCACAGGAGTGGAGGCACCGAAATTACCAGCcttaatgagttatttaaaaaacttgatgaaaaattCGGAAGAGCTGAGGAAAGACTTGATGAGAGGTTTGAAAAATCTGAGGAAGCTAGGAGGGAAGATAAGAGAAAAGCTGAGGAAGCTAGGAGGGaggatattaataaatttgaaagactagAGGAGAAATTTGACGAGAGATTCGGAAGAGCTGAGGAAAGACTTGATGAGAGATTTGAAAAAGCTGAGCGAGCTAGAAAGGAGGATATCAAGAAATTTGAAAGACTAGAGGAGAAACTTGACGAGAAATTCGAACGAAtcatgaaggatatgaaagagcatTTCGATACTGAGAAAGATGAAAGGGGGAAACTAGAAGGGAAGTTGGAGGCAATTAATGGGAAGATTGAAGGAATTGGGGAGATAGTGGACGAACGCGTTCAGGAAGTAAAAAGGGAAGTAAGCGAGAAGGTAGAGGTTGTAAGGGAGCAAGTTGTAATAATTTCCCGAGGTGTACAGGAGGAGAAGATCCACCACGAAAAAAGAATTAGAGATATTGCCGAAGAGGTAGCAGGGATCCGTCGAATGAAG GAAAGGAATCCAATTTTTGGGATACGTTATTGA